The genomic segment GCTTGTACTATTTTCTTACGACCCTGTTCGATTTTCTTTTTAATCTCGCTCTTGAGTTTTGCCCCGCGTACTTTATCCTGAACCTTTTTTTTACTATTCATGTTTCCTCCCTTTATTTTTTCCAGATTGAATCACTAACATGGAAACCAACAAAACAAACAACCCCCCTGCAGTAAAAACAACTCCGCGGGGTATACCGGTAAAATCGACCATCATTAGAAAAATCCCAAGTATTATAAAAATTATACCGGCGAACATAGTGAAATAAATTACCATCAATACCAGCATCCGTCTCTGCATTTTTTCTACACGGTTTTCTAAAACATCAACTAAATATTCCAAGAGAGGACGGGTCCCGGTTAAGATTTTAATAATTTCTTTTAATAATGCTGCTAAAGTTGAAACAACAGTCCGTTGTTCCGCGTGCCCCGATTGAGTTTTATCCATTTTTCAGTTCCTCCATATGAAATATTTTCTGCTATTAGTATACACACCAATAATTAAAATAACGTTAATACGAGATTAAAATATTCTAATTTTCCACCTATATAATATTATCTAAAATAATACTATTTTCAGCTATTAAAAAATCAGGAATATTCTTTTTTCCTGTTTCGTTTTTGCTATATCTTACTTTTCTCAAGCATTTTTTTTAGCGGTTTCCAATAATAGTCAATCCATCCTTGCTTTATTTCGTTATATTCTTTAGACGGTATACCCTCATGAATAAAGTTAAGTTTTGTGCCTGTTTTTATTCTCGCTAATTTAAAAGTTATTTTGGAATAATACTCATCGTCATCCCAATCGCTTGCATGCCAGCTTTGTACAATCTTTTTATCCGGTACTAATTCAAGATTTACTCCGTTAATATAATCTCCGAAAGCAGTAAATCTTCCACCAACTTTCCGGCTAATCACGGCCGTATCACCAGTAAATGCCGAATGTTTCTTTGAATCCATAATTGCCTCGTAAATTTCATTAGGTGTTGCTTTGATTACTACAATCTGCTTAAGATTTTTTGTTTTCATATATAATCCTTACAACTTTACCTGCCTATCATCAAATACTGCCGCTGTTTTTAATTAAATGTTGTGTTCCTGTAATTTCGGACCGGTTTTGAACCGGTAAAATCACCTTTATAGTAGTACCCTTACCTATAATACTATTAACTTCTATTTCGGCTTTGTGTATATCAGCTATTCTTTTTGCTATCGCAAGCCCGAGCCCCGTACCGTTTTCATGTTTTTTTACGGCATTATTGGACCTGAAATATTCATTAAATATTTTTGGAATATTCTGTTCCGGTATCCCAATACCCATGTCGGTGATTGCAATCGAAATCCGGTCATCTTCTCTGTCTTCTATGGCAATATCAATCGTAGTATTTTCTGAAGAATAGATTATCGCATTGTCCAATATATTTGAAAGCATTATAACAATTTGTTCCTGGTTGCATACAATAATATCATCTTTTGCGGTATTCCGGCAATTGAGAGTTATTTTTTTCTTTTCGGCCATA from the Elusimicrobiota bacterium genome contains:
- a CDS encoding SRPBCC domain-containing protein is translated as MKTKNLKQIVVIKATPNEIYEAIMDSKKHSAFTGDTAVISRKVGGRFTAFGDYINGVNLELVPDKKIVQSWHASDWDDDEYYSKITFKLARIKTGTKLNFIHEGIPSKEYNEIKQGWIDYYWKPLKKMLEKSKI